One Prevotella intermedia ATCC 25611 = DSM 20706 DNA window includes the following coding sequences:
- a CDS encoding vitamin K epoxide reductase family protein: protein MRNEYILDVVDKILNLNDIHANRKKLFKVLFSSPVFPSLAAISQTLSYYGLHNNAFVTDLKHLLKLKNVIVHSIKKEEGHFYILTQIDSNTVTLYDGDETKISLEEFTVIWDGVVLVVEEKENVNIKRSIIAFPFCCFGFWGYLLLYFFFTTTKFTIDFILDSIGFTLSLVLFRQHLIIFEKTSFCQIGKNVDCNYVADRNPLQKWLPIDLAIMGVFFFLFNLLSLIIVGAANCISGYITLVAAIFMMFLSIYQVFKIKKYCLYCLGITIVVFAKLYISVLSFNANHIYLLPKFVISIIIAYLFSYLIYKIMNYDKLLLNNDIELLRIKRNPSIIKKYFVQSHSIVPTEEMMEFGNKYADIVITTFISLHCRHCQKVVSEVIQLIDKFPKRFLWRVAIQGISSNDMDDNVFARLNTRQLNILQLYINDKKRCLKAMRLWNFKNITDCLEELIAKYRFQQKNIEKMIIMHYPTIWVNGIVLPQEYTTSDLQYINQELIEMKHNETYRMR, encoded by the coding sequence ATGAGAAATGAGTATATTTTAGATGTTGTTGACAAAATATTGAATTTGAACGATATTCATGCTAATAGAAAAAAACTTTTTAAAGTTCTTTTCTCTTCGCCTGTTTTTCCAAGTTTAGCTGCCATTTCTCAAACTTTATCTTATTACGGCCTACATAACAATGCTTTTGTTACTGATTTAAAACATCTATTGAAACTTAAAAATGTAATAGTTCATTCTATTAAAAAAGAGGAAGGACATTTCTATATTCTTACCCAAATAGACAGTAATACAGTAACACTCTATGATGGCGATGAAACAAAAATTAGTCTTGAAGAGTTTACTGTAATATGGGACGGTGTTGTGTTGGTGGTTGAAGAGAAAGAGAATGTCAATATAAAACGGTCTATTATTGCTTTTCCGTTTTGCTGTTTTGGTTTTTGGGGGTATTTATTGTTGTATTTTTTCTTTACCACAACAAAATTTACTATAGACTTTATTTTAGACAGTATAGGGTTCACTTTGTCATTAGTATTGTTTAGGCAACATTTGATAATATTCGAGAAAACTTCTTTTTGCCAAATTGGAAAGAATGTTGATTGCAATTATGTTGCAGATAGAAATCCATTGCAAAAATGGCTACCGATAGATTTAGCTATAATGGGCGTTTTCTTTTTTCTTTTTAATCTACTTAGCCTGATTATAGTTGGAGCAGCAAATTGTATATCGGGTTATATCACTCTTGTTGCAGCTATTTTTATGATGTTTCTTAGTATTTATCAGGTATTTAAAATAAAAAAATATTGTCTTTATTGTTTAGGCATAACGATTGTGGTTTTTGCAAAACTCTACATTTCGGTTTTATCATTTAATGCTAATCATATCTATTTGTTACCTAAATTTGTCATTTCAATAATTATTGCTTATTTATTTAGTTATCTAATTTATAAAATAATGAACTATGATAAACTATTATTAAATAATGATATAGAACTCTTAAGAATAAAACGCAATCCCAGTATTATAAAAAAATATTTCGTTCAATCTCATTCTATCGTGCCTACTGAGGAAATGATGGAGTTTGGCAACAAGTATGCAGATATAGTGATAACTACTTTTATTAGCTTACATTGTCGCCACTGTCAAAAGGTTGTGTCAGAAGTTATTCAGCTTATAGATAAGTTTCCTAAACGTTTCTTATGGCGCGTTGCGATACAAGGTATTAGCAGCAATGATATGGATGATAACGTTTTTGCCCGATTGAATACTCGTCAGTTGAATATTCTTCAACTCTATATAAATGATAAAAAGCGTTGCTTGAAAGCAATGCGCTTATGGAATTTTAAGAATATAACTGATTGTTTGGAAGAGTTGATTGCAAAATATCGTTTTCAGCAGAAAAATATTGAAAAAATGATAATAATGCATTATCCTACAATATGGGTAAACGGTATTGTTCTACCTCAAGAATATACAACATCCGATTTACAATATATTAACCAAGAATTAATAGAAATGAAACATAACGAAACTTATCGAATGAGATAA
- a CDS encoding GLPGLI family protein: MKTIASLLMILSVQFCFSQETRVIEPAELEITFSTKEYAFWDTYTFRCGKNVSQYFSISELQHQKMLADDDPALFILWDKRLADYDEPDPAKRMPASTGNLDEIYRNLEQGKFTTYSTVVGTHYLITEDVVIPEWTMYEDSTITVLGMECKKATTNFRGRYWEVWYAEELPISQGPWKLCGLPGMILKANCPKFMLIEATGIKNKNLEPVTFYNYLNYKYAPIDRMEYLKKVHKPGIYPTGGSRKTIEIDDTE, translated from the coding sequence ATGAAGACCATAGCATCTTTATTGATGATATTAAGTGTACAATTTTGTTTTTCACAGGAAACCCGTGTTATCGAGCCTGCAGAGCTTGAAATAACTTTTTCTACAAAGGAATATGCATTTTGGGACACCTATACCTTCCGTTGTGGAAAGAATGTGAGCCAATATTTTAGTATTTCTGAATTGCAACATCAAAAGATGTTAGCTGATGATGATCCGGCTCTCTTTATCCTTTGGGATAAGAGATTGGCAGATTACGATGAGCCGGACCCGGCAAAAAGGATGCCTGCGAGTACGGGAAACTTAGATGAAATTTACCGCAACCTTGAGCAAGGGAAGTTTACAACCTATTCAACTGTTGTGGGAACTCATTATTTAATAACCGAAGATGTTGTTATTCCCGAGTGGACAATGTACGAAGACTCCACAATTACAGTCTTAGGCATGGAATGTAAGAAAGCTACGACAAACTTTCGGGGTCGCTATTGGGAAGTCTGGTATGCCGAAGAATTGCCCATCAGCCAAGGTCCTTGGAAGTTGTGCGGCTTGCCGGGCATGATATTAAAAGCGAATTGCCCCAAGTTTATGTTGATAGAAGCAACCGGTATCAAGAACAAAAACCTTGAACCCGTAACCTTTTATAATTATCTGAACTATAAATATGCCCCGATAGACCGCATGGAATATCTAAAGAAAGTGCATAAACCGGGTATCTATCCAACCGGAGGAAGTCGTAAAACGATAGAAATAGATGATACTGAATAG